The following proteins come from a genomic window of Athalia rosae chromosome 1, iyAthRosa1.1, whole genome shotgun sequence:
- the LOC105687221 gene encoding uncharacterized protein LOC105687221: MCDLIDLSSPDPRILKTSKLASPLIPGPVTPRNETEKIFNMDCVCYEKRSSFDNNPFDQAFKETVEYAAKKNDPFEAVLQKALQSQNHNNKHKEDYTPKRRKHREILKMNKTMDEPLREMMLNKNLCDLIKSSRNTDAKQSIINNSPNKDLIIDNHIAINTPNVIICPPSPTNDSVLNYSAMNDSLSELSENSEEKEQNSRILKRVPISFDDQVIENGRAIDNLNVLAPITRRSLSQGNQKSPETSATNKMIFPQRSQSVTDVLKLHGMRRPESLTSLTSQGNSDCINMGFLEVGSSATSESFDISRISANLKTSNSSYGFSTSPNSYGTANEAFLLDSQSSGLMSENSPLIKLTLSETSTSKTNNAAQYFMKIPLQPPIPIEDLQLKFERLKLQSFGSIGRLPVETPNSKVQHFLGCDGNPGHHTSVTGLNNSQKEGINLVDICTALPREEHYSMRQARLISASSSDSVFIDDDKVNQSILQEARLLARTFDEMAQQVTSSSFSSADDLLYSDAQMNFDCLPVSDDDCSDEVSEHNLIDFPGTPTTGTDTSNPNAAPREVLKEQVLGSNACKTTSNELKNLETEFIDQDITENKIMAATLLLDLEKLIHRENNPEAISLLESLEKVLGVKYESNAQLLATCIQTNNLSKSPIKCGSKLGLNENIKQETLERSHEDNDDIGPLENVKILNIHSDENFKLNLNVHNTITKSEKSIITDFIPIPENYEKIPSNEFNVSSDNLVNKGNETTVNHTAALKLITDLSRILGGCDNESSPLSLLTNLRQVLNLATNQLSFENAQLRKLQSQESFNRINPETCKSQVMPKTNSKNDDVQRDAKLQSVKIRRSNSIDSAVTQPPTASDLRKRSMSISGSQHKILLKRPGSTESMRPRVKSVGKMSASISIPKSDASDRSTSAVPEAGNKRASMVGSIAKYKLKKKTEPDGVSGKKGPLKALIPIGSMQRQGSLGSRVTPMPVPKTPPKCSSNGRSTFTGVTSSTPNSIILPVAKSSPKVKPVASSTPDGGRNQKSRMQAAKSRKFSCNISPVPQIPVRSHNGNSGSKTSPAKSRWNKTLSPPKRRSTQEAQSLNTTESGIPKYSANNNSNEFAKPKIPSSPKPLSTKSETPKKQRSNENKSGSQIPQSPLKTMNNQNTKFKPLNLISKLRRGNSGGNLADKENYM, from the exons ATGTGCGATCTAATAGATTTGAGTAGTCCGGACCCCCGGATATTGAAAACTTCAAAACTTGCCTCACCTTTAATCCCAGGACCTGTAACCCCTCGTAAtgagacagaaaaaattttcaatatggACTGTGTATGTTATGAAAAACGTTCCAGTTTTGACAACAATCCATTTGACCAAGCATTTAAGGAGACTGTGGAATATGCTGCAAAAAAGAATGATCCCTTTGAGGCAGTCCTTCAAAAGGCGCTGCaatcccaaaatcataataataaacataaaGAGGATTACACACCTAAGCGTAGAAAGCATAGAGAAATTcttaaaatgaataaaactatGGATGAACCATTACGTGAAATGATGTTAAACAAGAATCTGTGTGACTTAATCAAGTCTTCTCGGAATACAGATGCAAAACAAAGTATTATCAACAATTCACCCAACAAAGATTTGATTATTGATAATCATATAGCAATAAATACTCCCAATGTAATTATCTGCCCACCTTCACCAACAAATGATTCTGTACTGAACTACTCTGCAATGAATGATAGTCTCTCCGAGCTCAGTGAAAActcagaagaaaaagagcaaaattCTAGAATATTAAAAAGAGTTCCTATTTCTTTTGATGATCAAGTGATAGAAAATGGCAGAGCCATTGATAATTTAAATGTGCTGGCACCAATAACAAGAAGATCTCTGTCCCAAGGTAACCAAAAATCACCTGAAACCTCAGCAACCAACAAAATGATATTTCCTCAGAGGTCTCAGTCAGTAACTGATGTTCTTAAATTACATGGTATGAGGAGACCTGAGTCACTCACATCACTTACTTCTCAGGGCAATAGTGATTGTATTAATATGGGATTTCTGGAAGTTGGCAGCTCGGCTACTTCTGAATCATTCGACATTTCACGTATTTCTGCAAATCTCAAGACGAGTAACAGCTCTTATGGCTTCTCCACTTCTCCGAATTCATATGGTACTGCAAATGAAGCTTTCTTATTGGATAGTCAATCATCAGGACTGATGTCTGAGAACAGTCCGTTAATCAAATTGACTCTGAGCGAAACATCCACatcaaaaacaaataatgcAGCGCAGTACTTCATGAAAATACCTCTACAACCTCCTATTCCTATTGAGGACTTGCagctaaaatttgaaagacTAAAGTTACAATCATTTGGGAGCATTGGTCGATTACCAGTGGAAACCCCAAATAGCAAAGTTCAACACTTTCTGGGATGCGATGGCAATCCTGGACATCATACATCGGTTACTGGTCTAAATAATAGTCAAAAAGAGGGAATTAATTTGGTAGATATTTGTACAGCTTTGCCAAGAGAAGAACACTACAGTATGAGACAGGCGCGTCTGATATCAGCATCTTCCTCAGATTCAGTATTTATT GATGATGACAAGGTGAACCAGTCTATATTGCAAGAGGCTAGGCTCCTTGCTCGGACTTTTGATGAAATGGCACAACAGGTCACATCTAGCT CATTCAGCAGTGCAGATGATTTATTGTATAGCGATGCGCAAATGAATTTTGACTGTCTACCCGTATCAGATGACGATTGTAGTGATGAAGTTTCAGAACATAACTTAATAGACTTCCCTGGAACTCCTACAACCGGCACAGATACTAGCAATCCAAATGCGGCTCCTCGAGAGGTTTTAAAAGAACAAGTATTGGGTTCAAATGCATGCAAAACAACTTCAAATGAACTTAAGAATCTCGAAACTGAATTTATTGATCAAGATATTACTGAAAATAAGATAATGGCTGCAACATTGCTTCTCGATCTTGAAAAACTGATCCATAGAGAAAATAATCCAGAGGCAATATCGCTGCTTGAAAGTTTAGAAAAAGTTTTAGGAGTCAAATATGAGAGTAATGCTCAATTATTAGCTACGTGTATTCAGACAAATAACTTGAGCAAAAGTCCAATTAAATGTGGAAGCAAGTTGGGACttaacgaaaatataaaacaagaAACTTTAGAAAGAAGTCATGAGGACAATGACGATATTGGACCTttggaaaatgtaaaaatcctCAACATACATAGTGATGAgaattttaaattgaatttaaaCGTTCATAACACCATAACCAAAAGTGAAAAGTCGATCATAACAGACTTTATTCCAATacctgaaaattatgaaaaaattccttccaATGAGTTCAATGTTAGCTCAGACAACTTGGTAAATAAAGGAAACGAAACCACAGTGAACCACACAGCAGCGCTCAAGCTAATAACAGATCTTAGCCGAATATTGGGTGGATGTGATAATGAATCTTCTCCACTTTCTCTATTAACGAATTTACGACAGGTTTTGAATTTAGCAACGAATCAACTCAGTTTTGAAAACGCCCAGCTGAGAAAACTACAGAGTCAAGAGTCATTTAACCGCATTAATCCTGAAACTTGTAAATCACAAGTAATGCCAAAAACCAATTCAAAAAACGATGATGTCCAACGTGATGCTAAGCTTCAATCCGTGAAAATAAGGCGTTCAAATAGTATCGATTCTGCAGTGACG CAACCACCTACTGCTTCGGACTTGCGTAAACGTAGCATGTCTATTAGCGGCTCTCAACACAAAATTTTACTCAAAAGACCTGGATCAACAGAAAGTATGAGACCACGTGTGAAAAGCGTCGGGAAAATGTCAGCCTCAATTTCAATCCCTAAATCAG ATGCATCAGATAGATCAACATCAGCAGTACCAGAAGCAGGGAATAAGAGAGCATCTATGGTTGGCAGTATTGCAAAATataaactgaagaaaaaaacggagccAGATGGAGTTTCCGGCAAGAAAGGTCCCCTCAAAGCTTTGATTCCCATAGGGAGTATGCAGAGACAAG GATCACTAGGTTCTAGAGTAACTCCAATGCCAGTACCAAAAACTCCTCCAAAATGCAGTTCAAATGGAAGATCTACTTTCACAGGGGTCACTAGCAGTACTCCTAATTCAATCATATTACCAGTCGCAAAATCATCACCAAAAGTTAAGCCTGTAGCTTCTTCGACGCCAGACGGAGGACGGAATCAAAAAAGCAGAATGCAGGCTGCTAAAAGTCGAAAGTTTTCTTGCAACATTTCTCCGGTTCCACAAATACCGGTTCGTAGCCATAATGGTAACAGTGGTTCAAAAACTTCACCTGCAAA AAGTAGGTGGAACAAAACGCTATCTCCACCCAAAAGACGGAGCACTCAGGAAGCCCAATCGCTCAACACAACTGAATCTGGCATTCCAAAATATTCAGCAAATAACAATTCCAACGAATTTGCAAAGCCTAAAATTCCAAGCTCTCCTAAGCCGCTATCAACCAAGTCTGAGACTCCGAAAAAACAACGctctaatgaaaataaaagtggaaGCCAGATACCTCAAAGTCCCTTGAAAACTATGAATaatcaaaatacaaaatttaaacCTCTCAATTTG ATTTCGAAACTCCGAAGAGGAAACAGTGGCGGTAATTTGGCGGATAAAGAGAATTACATGTGA
- the LOC105687145 gene encoding uncharacterized protein LOC105687145 isoform X2: MSQGCWKFDEHDKALYIDIEEEPEEVKQRTIYSCWNNLPDILLEEIFSYLTIRERYYASLVCKSWNNAFKFQRVWSTFILQDTTLTRGKFNYYSGWEYILDHMRTSMCLNKVGRHFRNLIFDPMLNFYNLFEFMNMISWYAEKQGSDNTSVAGVGTLIRRLKFTFPCNMANRDDPEGVRVFGTGGKLLEALRRLMANLANLRCLELIDLMLDNREAIYLLDDVCAVCTETLSKLVLINTSRYRCPLIHVGMFLNLKILVISPQNLHEDVIELIGYTKLKHLHIVQNRYSPVDSTIQLPKSNSWLKMKLNNPHLRVHFEIESSKPIDLVLPIDVLSEHSAIPCHSIVLDNPNTKHSAFTLASHGAFFDSTIKVYAFKGLSRYYQHKNFAKRLDEALVRFCKSCPKLHTLMIRDKISTATILEIAATTKNLRYLFVRRNVILKRCDKGLSTMNDWPAEHYHWIKMNSRSYEDTEREVSKIFGYRWHMLSEKEFKNQRIDLYT, translated from the exons ATGAGTCAAGGCTGCTGGAAGTTTGATGAACATGACAAAG CACTGTACATCGACATTGAAGAAGAACCGGAAGAAGTTAAGCAAAGGACGATATACAGTTGCTGGAATAATCTCCCAGACATATTGCTGGAAGAGATTTTCTCATACCTAACAATCCGCGAGCGTTATTACGCATCGTTGGTTTGCAAGTCTTGGAACAATGCATTCAAGTTTCAAAGAGTTTGGTCAACGTTCATTTTACAAGATACCACGTTAACCAGGGGCAAATTCAACTACTATAGCGGTTGGGAGTATATTTTGGATCACATGAGAACTTCAATGTGCCTGAATAAAGTTGGAAGGCATTTTAGAAACCTTATCTTTGACCCGATGTTGAATTTCTATAATCTATTCGAATTTATGAATATGATATCGTGGTATGCCGAGAAACAAGGATCTGATAACACCTCTGTAGCTGGTGTGGGTACGCTCATTAGGAGATTAAAGTTCACCTTTCCATGCAATATGGCAAACAGAGACGATCCTGAAGGGGTCAGAGTCTTTGGAACTGGTGGAAAACTCCTGGAAGCCCTGCGGCGACTAATGGCAAACTTGGCAAATCTAAGATGCTTAGAGCTTATTGACTTGATGTTGGATAACAGAGAGGCGATTTATTTGCTGGATGACGTTTGTGCAGTTTGCACAGAAACATTGTCCAAACTTGTATTGATTAACACTTCGCGGTACAGGTGTCCCTTAATTCATGTTGGAATGTTCCTCAACTTAAAA ATTCTTGTAATCAGTCCGCAGAATCTCCATGAAGATGTGATAGAACTTATCGGCTACACGAAACTCAAACACTTGCATATTGTACAAAATAGATATAGTCCAGTGGACTCAACCATTCAATTG CCAAAAAGTAATTCGTGGTTAAAGATGAAATTAAACAATCCTCATCTCAGGGTACACTTCGAAATAGAAAGCTCAAAACCCATTGATTTAGTTTTGCCTATCGATGTATTATCTGAACACAGTGCCATCCCATGCCACAGCATTGTTCTGGATAATCCAAATACCAAG CATTCAGCATTTACGTTGGCATCACACGGAGcctttttcgattcgacgataaaAGTTTATGCATTTAAAGGACTGTCGAGATATTACCAGCACAAAAACTTTGCTAAAAGATTGGATGAAGCACTAGTTCGATTCTGCAAATCGTGCCCGAAACTTCACACATTG ATGATTCGTGATAAAATATCAACAGCAACTATCCTTGAGATTGCAGCGACAACGAAGAACCTTCGCTATTTATTTGTTAGACGAAATGTGATTTTGAAAAGATGCGATAAGGGGTTATCAACAATGAATGATTGGCCGGCTGAGCATTATCATTGGATAAAAATGAACAGTCGTAGTTACGAAGATACGGAGAGGGaggtttcaaaaatatttggtTACCGTTGGCATATGCTGtcagaaaaagaatttaaaaatcagCGAATTGATTTGTACACCTGA
- the LOC105687145 gene encoding uncharacterized protein LOC105687145 isoform X1: MNCCIPVFGSNIMITALYIDIEEEPEEVKQRTIYSCWNNLPDILLEEIFSYLTIRERYYASLVCKSWNNAFKFQRVWSTFILQDTTLTRGKFNYYSGWEYILDHMRTSMCLNKVGRHFRNLIFDPMLNFYNLFEFMNMISWYAEKQGSDNTSVAGVGTLIRRLKFTFPCNMANRDDPEGVRVFGTGGKLLEALRRLMANLANLRCLELIDLMLDNREAIYLLDDVCAVCTETLSKLVLINTSRYRCPLIHVGMFLNLKILVISPQNLHEDVIELIGYTKLKHLHIVQNRYSPVDSTIQLPKSNSWLKMKLNNPHLRVHFEIESSKPIDLVLPIDVLSEHSAIPCHSIVLDNPNTKHSAFTLASHGAFFDSTIKVYAFKGLSRYYQHKNFAKRLDEALVRFCKSCPKLHTLMIRDKISTATILEIAATTKNLRYLFVRRNVILKRCDKGLSTMNDWPAEHYHWIKMNSRSYEDTEREVSKIFGYRWHMLSEKEFKNQRIDLYT, from the exons ATGAATTGTTGTATTCCTGTTTTTGGTTCAAATATAATGATAACAGCACTGTACATCGACATTGAAGAAGAACCGGAAGAAGTTAAGCAAAGGACGATATACAGTTGCTGGAATAATCTCCCAGACATATTGCTGGAAGAGATTTTCTCATACCTAACAATCCGCGAGCGTTATTACGCATCGTTGGTTTGCAAGTCTTGGAACAATGCATTCAAGTTTCAAAGAGTTTGGTCAACGTTCATTTTACAAGATACCACGTTAACCAGGGGCAAATTCAACTACTATAGCGGTTGGGAGTATATTTTGGATCACATGAGAACTTCAATGTGCCTGAATAAAGTTGGAAGGCATTTTAGAAACCTTATCTTTGACCCGATGTTGAATTTCTATAATCTATTCGAATTTATGAATATGATATCGTGGTATGCCGAGAAACAAGGATCTGATAACACCTCTGTAGCTGGTGTGGGTACGCTCATTAGGAGATTAAAGTTCACCTTTCCATGCAATATGGCAAACAGAGACGATCCTGAAGGGGTCAGAGTCTTTGGAACTGGTGGAAAACTCCTGGAAGCCCTGCGGCGACTAATGGCAAACTTGGCAAATCTAAGATGCTTAGAGCTTATTGACTTGATGTTGGATAACAGAGAGGCGATTTATTTGCTGGATGACGTTTGTGCAGTTTGCACAGAAACATTGTCCAAACTTGTATTGATTAACACTTCGCGGTACAGGTGTCCCTTAATTCATGTTGGAATGTTCCTCAACTTAAAA ATTCTTGTAATCAGTCCGCAGAATCTCCATGAAGATGTGATAGAACTTATCGGCTACACGAAACTCAAACACTTGCATATTGTACAAAATAGATATAGTCCAGTGGACTCAACCATTCAATTG CCAAAAAGTAATTCGTGGTTAAAGATGAAATTAAACAATCCTCATCTCAGGGTACACTTCGAAATAGAAAGCTCAAAACCCATTGATTTAGTTTTGCCTATCGATGTATTATCTGAACACAGTGCCATCCCATGCCACAGCATTGTTCTGGATAATCCAAATACCAAG CATTCAGCATTTACGTTGGCATCACACGGAGcctttttcgattcgacgataaaAGTTTATGCATTTAAAGGACTGTCGAGATATTACCAGCACAAAAACTTTGCTAAAAGATTGGATGAAGCACTAGTTCGATTCTGCAAATCGTGCCCGAAACTTCACACATTG ATGATTCGTGATAAAATATCAACAGCAACTATCCTTGAGATTGCAGCGACAACGAAGAACCTTCGCTATTTATTTGTTAGACGAAATGTGATTTTGAAAAGATGCGATAAGGGGTTATCAACAATGAATGATTGGCCGGCTGAGCATTATCATTGGATAAAAATGAACAGTCGTAGTTACGAAGATACGGAGAGGGaggtttcaaaaatatttggtTACCGTTGGCATATGCTGtcagaaaaagaatttaaaaatcagCGAATTGATTTGTACACCTGA
- the LOC105687145 gene encoding uncharacterized protein LOC105687145 isoform X3: MNCCIPVFGSNIMITALYIDIEEEPEEVKQRTIYSCWNNLPDILLEEIFSYLTIRERYYASLVCKSWNNAFKFQRVWSTFILQDTTLTRGKFNYYSGWEYILDHMRTSMCLNKVGRHFRNLIFDPMLNFYNLFEFMNMISWYAEKQGSDNTSVAGVGTLIRRLKFTFPCNMANRDDPEGVRVFGTGGKLLEALRRLMANLANLRCLELIDLMLDNREAIYLLDDVCAVCTETLSKLVLINTSRYRCPLIHVGMFLNLKILVISPQNLHEDVIELIGYTKLKHLHIVQNRYSPVDSTIQLPKSNSWLKMKLNNPHLRVHFEIESSKPIDLVLPIDVLSEHSAIPCHSIVLDNPNTKHSAFTLASHGAFFDSTIKVYAFKGLSRYYQHKNFAKRLDEALVRFCKSCPKLHTLVATCA; the protein is encoded by the exons ATGAATTGTTGTATTCCTGTTTTTGGTTCAAATATAATGATAACAGCACTGTACATCGACATTGAAGAAGAACCGGAAGAAGTTAAGCAAAGGACGATATACAGTTGCTGGAATAATCTCCCAGACATATTGCTGGAAGAGATTTTCTCATACCTAACAATCCGCGAGCGTTATTACGCATCGTTGGTTTGCAAGTCTTGGAACAATGCATTCAAGTTTCAAAGAGTTTGGTCAACGTTCATTTTACAAGATACCACGTTAACCAGGGGCAAATTCAACTACTATAGCGGTTGGGAGTATATTTTGGATCACATGAGAACTTCAATGTGCCTGAATAAAGTTGGAAGGCATTTTAGAAACCTTATCTTTGACCCGATGTTGAATTTCTATAATCTATTCGAATTTATGAATATGATATCGTGGTATGCCGAGAAACAAGGATCTGATAACACCTCTGTAGCTGGTGTGGGTACGCTCATTAGGAGATTAAAGTTCACCTTTCCATGCAATATGGCAAACAGAGACGATCCTGAAGGGGTCAGAGTCTTTGGAACTGGTGGAAAACTCCTGGAAGCCCTGCGGCGACTAATGGCAAACTTGGCAAATCTAAGATGCTTAGAGCTTATTGACTTGATGTTGGATAACAGAGAGGCGATTTATTTGCTGGATGACGTTTGTGCAGTTTGCACAGAAACATTGTCCAAACTTGTATTGATTAACACTTCGCGGTACAGGTGTCCCTTAATTCATGTTGGAATGTTCCTCAACTTAAAA ATTCTTGTAATCAGTCCGCAGAATCTCCATGAAGATGTGATAGAACTTATCGGCTACACGAAACTCAAACACTTGCATATTGTACAAAATAGATATAGTCCAGTGGACTCAACCATTCAATTG CCAAAAAGTAATTCGTGGTTAAAGATGAAATTAAACAATCCTCATCTCAGGGTACACTTCGAAATAGAAAGCTCAAAACCCATTGATTTAGTTTTGCCTATCGATGTATTATCTGAACACAGTGCCATCCCATGCCACAGCATTGTTCTGGATAATCCAAATACCAAG CATTCAGCATTTACGTTGGCATCACACGGAGcctttttcgattcgacgataaaAGTTTATGCATTTAAAGGACTGTCGAGATATTACCAGCACAAAAACTTTGCTAAAAGATTGGATGAAGCACTAGTTCGATTCTGCAAATCGTGCCCGAAACTTCACACATTGGTAGCAACTTGTGCTTAG
- the LOC105687146 gene encoding interferon-related developmental regulator 2 isoform X2 — protein MSDDDSVNNDACSIGSGQSDNRSIMDDVNANDSEVDEIAQQEAMEDKLREAIDGLNQKCAKSRTTCFNGVEKAFTLKYIPDFVEDRKMTITDSIERALKKGRGEEQSAAARLANLVCVQLGAFDSAEMIGKDLKTVFITTANDKSNSPSARADCYWALSMTQFLSGNDAADTIEIMQLLLSVFYDSASVNLPAMQATVLSAWTLLLTLVAPSDVYNLINSDTTDTYMLSLNQLRDLLESPHLELRLAAGNALAVIFELGREYSDDDDDEVLEAMDLITILKDLATDSNRHRAKKDRKQQKANFRDILRYIEDDEFPELQVKFGHETLYLEDWCSRIQYAACCRMLGSGLNIHLAENKLLREIFALGERVLTPQSAQRRSNKHERSLLNAAAFKARTRQRNKNRDKRSAALAS, from the exons ATGTCGGACGACGATTCGGTTAACAATGATGCTTGTAGCATCGGTAGCGGCCAGTCGGACAATCGAAGCATCATGGATGATGTTAACGCTAATGACAGCGAGGTGGATGAGATAGCTCAACAAGAGGCGATGGAAGACAAGCTCAGGGAAGCAATTGACGGTCTAAACCAGAAGTGTGCTAAATCAAGGACAACTTGCTTTAATGGGGTCGAAAAAGCTTTCACCCTTAAATACATTCCAGACTTTGTAGAGGATAGAAAAATGACAATCACAGACAGCATAGAAAGAGCCTTAAAAAAAGGACGAGGCGAAGAACAATCCGCCGCAGCTAGATTGGCTAACTTAGTTTGCGTACAACTTGGAGCTTTTGACAGTGCTGAAATGATAGGCAAAGATCTAAAGACTGTATTTATCACTACTGCCAATGATAAGTCTAACTCTCCATCTGCCAGAGCTGAT TGTTACTGGGCTCTTAGTATGACACAGTTTTTATCAGGCAACGATGCGGCAGACACTATTGAAATCATGCAGCTTTTGTTAAGCGTATTCTATGATTCTGCTTCTGTTAATCTTCCGGCTATGCAGGCTACAGTTCTGTCTGCTTGGACGCTACTTTTAACTCTTGTGGCACCTTCAGATGTTTACAACTTGATTAACAGCGATACAACTGACACCTATATGCT ATCCTTGAATCAGCTGCGAGATTTATTAGAGTCACCTCACCTAGAATTGCGTCTAGCAGCCGGAAATGCATTAGCTGTGATATTTGAACTTGGTCGCGAGTACtctgatgacgatgatgatgaagtTTTGGAAGCAATGGATCTTATCACCATCCTAAAAGATCTAGCTACCGATTCAAACAGACACAGGGCTAAAAAGGATCGTAAACAACAGAAAGCCAATTTTAGAGATATACTGCGATACATAGAG GATGATGAATTTCCGGAACTACAAGTTAAATTTGGACATGAAACGCTCTATTTGGAAGACTGGTGCTCCCGAATTCAGTACGCAGCATGCTGCCGCATGCTTGGATCTGGTCTCAACATTCATTTAGCTGAAAATAAACTCCTTCGAGAGATCTTTGCTTTGGGAGAAAGAGTCTTGACCCCTCAGTCCGCTCAGAGGCGGAGCAACAAACACGAAAGA agtcTTTTGAATGCGGCTGCATTTAAAGCTCGAACCAGACAGCGCAACAAGAACCGTGACAAGCGCTCTGCAGCTCTTGCTTCCtaa
- the LOC105687146 gene encoding interferon-related developmental regulator 2 isoform X1 — protein sequence MPGKGGKKRSSAYGRKRAELMSDDDSVNNDACSIGSGQSDNRSIMDDVNANDSEVDEIAQQEAMEDKLREAIDGLNQKCAKSRTTCFNGVEKAFTLKYIPDFVEDRKMTITDSIERALKKGRGEEQSAAARLANLVCVQLGAFDSAEMIGKDLKTVFITTANDKSNSPSARADCYWALSMTQFLSGNDAADTIEIMQLLLSVFYDSASVNLPAMQATVLSAWTLLLTLVAPSDVYNLINSDTTDTYMLSLNQLRDLLESPHLELRLAAGNALAVIFELGREYSDDDDDEVLEAMDLITILKDLATDSNRHRAKKDRKQQKANFRDILRYIEDDEFPELQVKFGHETLYLEDWCSRIQYAACCRMLGSGLNIHLAENKLLREIFALGERVLTPQSAQRRSNKHERSLLNAAAFKARTRQRNKNRDKRSAALAS from the exons CTTACGGCAGGAAAAGGGCTGAGCTCATGTCGGACGACGATTCGGTTAACAATGATGCTTGTAGCATCGGTAGCGGCCAGTCGGACAATCGAAGCATCATGGATGATGTTAACGCTAATGACAGCGAGGTGGATGAGATAGCTCAACAAGAGGCGATGGAAGACAAGCTCAGGGAAGCAATTGACGGTCTAAACCAGAAGTGTGCTAAATCAAGGACAACTTGCTTTAATGGGGTCGAAAAAGCTTTCACCCTTAAATACATTCCAGACTTTGTAGAGGATAGAAAAATGACAATCACAGACAGCATAGAAAGAGCCTTAAAAAAAGGACGAGGCGAAGAACAATCCGCCGCAGCTAGATTGGCTAACTTAGTTTGCGTACAACTTGGAGCTTTTGACAGTGCTGAAATGATAGGCAAAGATCTAAAGACTGTATTTATCACTACTGCCAATGATAAGTCTAACTCTCCATCTGCCAGAGCTGAT TGTTACTGGGCTCTTAGTATGACACAGTTTTTATCAGGCAACGATGCGGCAGACACTATTGAAATCATGCAGCTTTTGTTAAGCGTATTCTATGATTCTGCTTCTGTTAATCTTCCGGCTATGCAGGCTACAGTTCTGTCTGCTTGGACGCTACTTTTAACTCTTGTGGCACCTTCAGATGTTTACAACTTGATTAACAGCGATACAACTGACACCTATATGCT ATCCTTGAATCAGCTGCGAGATTTATTAGAGTCACCTCACCTAGAATTGCGTCTAGCAGCCGGAAATGCATTAGCTGTGATATTTGAACTTGGTCGCGAGTACtctgatgacgatgatgatgaagtTTTGGAAGCAATGGATCTTATCACCATCCTAAAAGATCTAGCTACCGATTCAAACAGACACAGGGCTAAAAAGGATCGTAAACAACAGAAAGCCAATTTTAGAGATATACTGCGATACATAGAG GATGATGAATTTCCGGAACTACAAGTTAAATTTGGACATGAAACGCTCTATTTGGAAGACTGGTGCTCCCGAATTCAGTACGCAGCATGCTGCCGCATGCTTGGATCTGGTCTCAACATTCATTTAGCTGAAAATAAACTCCTTCGAGAGATCTTTGCTTTGGGAGAAAGAGTCTTGACCCCTCAGTCCGCTCAGAGGCGGAGCAACAAACACGAAAGA agtcTTTTGAATGCGGCTGCATTTAAAGCTCGAACCAGACAGCGCAACAAGAACCGTGACAAGCGCTCTGCAGCTCTTGCTTCCtaa